In Nitrospira sp. SG-bin1, the following proteins share a genomic window:
- a CDS encoding nitrate oxidoreductase subunit alpha: APEMIEMMKGAGTRCFKHRAGMPVLGIVGKMGNTRMNGGINALLDTWIRKVSPDQAQGGRYWSNYTWHGDQNPAHPFWSGVQGSDIDLSDMRFSKLNTSWGKNFVENKMPEAHWKLECIERGARVVVITPEYNPTAYRADYWMPLRPESDGALFLGAMKIIVDENMHDTDFMKQFTDAPILVRTDTLQYLDPRDVIADYKFPDFSKSYSGRIQSLKPEQIERLGGMMVWDLNKKQAVPLHREQVGWHYTNSGIDAALTGSYRIKLLNGREIDAMPIWQMYMVHFQDYDLDTVHQICRTPKDLIVRWARDSGTIKPAAIHNGEGTCHYFHQTINSRGAAMVLIITGNVGKFGTGQHTWAGNYKAGCWTATPWSGAGLAVHTGEDPFNITLDPNAHGKEIKTKSYYYGEEVGYWNHGDTALIVNTPKYGRKVFTGKTHMPTPSKFRWVTNVNVLNNAKHHYDMVRNVDPNIECLITQDIEMTSDVNHNDIAFACNSWMEFTYPEMTITVSNPWVQIWKGGIRPLYDTRNDLDTFAGVAAKLSDMTGDKRMKDYFAMVYANRVDVYVQRMLDASSTFYGYSADVMLKSEKGWMVMVRTYPRHPFWEETNESKPMWTRSGRYENYRIEPEAIEYGENFISHREGPEATPYLPNAIFTTNPYVRPDDYGIPITAQHHDDKTVRNIKLSWHEIVRHSNPLWEKGYQFYCVTPKTRHRVHSQWSVNDWVQIYESNFGDPYRMDKRTPGVGEHQIHINPQAAKDRGINDGDYVYVDGNPVDRPYRGWKPSDPYYKVARLMIRAKYNPAYPYHVTMAKHAPYVATAKSVKGHETRPDGRAIAIDTGYQSNFRYGAQQSFTR; the protein is encoded by the coding sequence GGATCCGCAAGGTCAGTCCCGATCAGGCTCAGGGTGGTCGCTATTGGTCAAACTACACATGGCACGGTGACCAAAATCCTGCTCACCCATTCTGGTCCGGTGTGCAAGGATCGGACATCGACCTCTCGGACATGCGTTTCTCCAAGCTGAACACCAGTTGGGGCAAGAATTTCGTCGAGAACAAAATGCCGGAAGCGCACTGGAAACTCGAGTGTATTGAGCGAGGTGCGCGTGTTGTGGTCATCACGCCGGAGTACAATCCAACGGCCTATCGGGCCGACTACTGGATGCCGCTCCGTCCGGAATCTGACGGAGCGCTGTTTTTGGGTGCCATGAAGATCATTGTCGATGAAAACATGCACGACACAGACTTCATGAAGCAATTCACGGATGCTCCGATCTTGGTCCGCACCGATACGCTTCAGTACCTTGATCCGCGGGACGTGATCGCCGATTACAAGTTTCCGGATTTTTCCAAGAGCTATTCGGGCCGGATTCAGTCATTGAAGCCGGAACAGATTGAGCGGCTCGGCGGCATGATGGTGTGGGATCTCAATAAGAAACAGGCGGTACCACTGCATCGTGAACAGGTAGGATGGCACTATACGAACAGCGGTATCGACGCCGCACTTACTGGAAGTTATCGAATCAAGCTTCTCAATGGACGCGAGATCGATGCGATGCCGATTTGGCAAATGTACATGGTGCACTTCCAAGACTACGACCTGGATACGGTCCATCAGATATGCAGGACCCCGAAGGACTTGATTGTACGATGGGCTCGTGATTCCGGTACGATCAAACCGGCCGCGATTCACAATGGTGAAGGGACCTGTCACTATTTCCATCAGACCATCAACTCCCGTGGCGCCGCGATGGTCCTGATTATTACGGGCAACGTCGGCAAGTTCGGGACCGGTCAGCATACCTGGGCCGGTAACTACAAGGCTGGATGTTGGACGGCAACCCCCTGGTCGGGTGCCGGCTTGGCCGTACACACGGGCGAAGATCCCTTCAACATTACGTTGGATCCGAATGCCCATGGGAAGGAGATCAAGACCAAGTCTTACTATTACGGCGAAGAAGTAGGCTATTGGAACCATGGTGACACGGCCTTGATCGTCAATACGCCGAAGTATGGGCGCAAGGTCTTTACCGGCAAGACGCACATGCCGACCCCGAGCAAGTTCCGCTGGGTGACAAACGTCAACGTGCTGAACAACGCCAAGCACCATTACGACATGGTGCGCAACGTCGATCCGAATATCGAATGTCTCATCACGCAGGACATCGAAATGACGTCCGACGTCAACCACAACGACATTGCCTTTGCCTGTAATTCCTGGATGGAGTTCACTTACCCGGAAATGACCATCACGGTTTCCAACCCGTGGGTCCAGATCTGGAAAGGGGGCATCCGCCCGTTGTACGACACCCGTAACGACTTGGATACCTTTGCGGGTGTTGCCGCCAAGCTTTCGGACATGACAGGCGACAAGCGCATGAAGGATTACTTCGCCATGGTCTACGCGAACCGTGTCGATGTGTATGTGCAACGTATGCTCGATGCGTCCAGCACCTTCTACGGCTATTCCGCCGACGTCATGTTGAAGTCGGAAAAGGGCTGGATGGTGATGGTCCGGACCTACCCGCGGCATCCATTTTGGGAAGAGACCAACGAGTCGAAACCAATGTGGACTCGCAGCGGACGATACGAGAATTACCGTATCGAACCGGAAGCCATCGAGTACGGTGAGAACTTCATTTCTCACCGCGAAGGTCCGGAGGCGACACCGTACCTGCCGAACGCCATCTTCACGACGAACCCCTATGTTCGGCCGGACGACTATGGGATCCCGATCACGGCTCAGCACCATGATGACAAGACAGTTCGAAACATTAAACTGTCCTGGCATGAGATCGTACGGCACTCTAATCCTTTGTGGGAGAAGGGGTATCAGTTCTATTGCGTGACCCCGAAGACCCGTCACCGCGTGCACAGTCAATGGTCGGTGAACGACTGGGTGCAGATTTATGAATCCAACTTCGGGGATCCCTACCGGATGGACAAGCGCACCCCGGGCGTGGGCGAACATCAAATCCATATCAATCCTCAAGCCGCGAAAGACCGTGGCATCAACGACGGCGACTACGTGTATGTCGACGGGAACCCGGTGGACCGTCCCTACCGCGGCTGGAAGCCGAGCGATCCGTATTACAAGGTGGCGCGCCTGATGATTCGGGCCAAGTACAACCCGGCGTACCCGTACCACGTGACGATGGCCAAACATGCGCCCTACGTGGCGACGGCCAAATCGGTGAAGGGGCATGAGACCCGACCGGACGGGCGGGCGATCGCGATCGATACAGGGTACCAGTCCAACTTCCGGTACGGCGCTCAACAGTCGTTCACACGGA